ATGCTAGGGCTTATTTAGGGAAGATACCATTTTTATATATCCCTTATTTGAGTTTTAGTACAAAAAATGAAAGAAAAAGTGGTTTGCTATATCCTAATGTCGCATATCTTGACCAAGAGGGATTTTATTATGAACAGCCTATTTACATCGCTCCTCAAGAATTTTGGGATATGACACTAAGTCCCCAGATTCGATCAGCAAGAGGAGCTGGTTTTTCTGGAGAATTTCGTTTGGCAACTCCCAAGAACGATCTTTTTACATTTCAAACAAAGTATCTTTATAACTTTAATAATTACGCCAAAAAACATGCAGTCAAGAATCAGCATGTTTATGGATTTAATTTTAAATACTTTACTAGTCAGGGGTTAGTGATTGATAACCCTAGTTCTGCATTACAAGATGGTTTTTTCCTTGATTTTTCTTATATGAATGATATTGATTATTTGAGAATTGACAATGTTGGAGAAAAAGTCACAAATCGGATTAATGTTTCTAAATTGAGCTATTTTTTCCAGTCTCAAGACCATTATGTGGGACTTTATAATAAGTATTTTTTTGATTTTACGAGCCTAGATAATCAAGAGACTTTTCAGCTTCTGCCAGAGGTGCAATATCACAAATTCTTAGATTCGCTTTATTGGAAGAATCTGATGTATTCTATTGATGTGCAAACAAGCAATGTTGCGCGTCAAAGGGGATATAGCTATGTCAAAAATTCCATTATCCTCCCTATTGGTTTGGAATTCCCTCTTTTTGGAGATTATGTCTCTTTTGGTGTTGGGACAGACTTGAATTTTACAAATGTAAATTTTTATCAAAATCAAGATATGCGCGTTCCAGGAGGAATCAAGGCTGATAAAACCGCCAACTTTTTCACAGCTAATTATTCAGCAAGTGTGACTTCTGATATTGCAAGGGATTATAAAAATTTCTTGCATGTTATGCAATTTGAAGCTAAAGTGAATGGTCCCTACTATCGTTACAACTCAGCAATGTTTGATACATCAATTTATAAAGCATATGCGCAAGAATTGAGCGGGAACAAGCAAATTTATAATCTTTGGAATCCTATTTCTGTGGTCGACTTTGAGGCCAATAAGCCCGTGTTTGAGGCTAGAATTTCTCAATATTTTTATACGCCTCAGGGGAGAGCGATCTTTTATTACAATGTGTCTCAAAAACTTAATTTAGAATCAAGAGATCTGCTTTTTTCTTCAAGCATGCAAAATGAGATTGGATCTTCGCCAATTGAGGGCTTAGACATAAAAGGCACCTTGTATTATTCTTTTTTGCACGATGCAATTGAAGAGGCTTCAGTGAAGGCTACATTTTCGCGATGGCGAGTGGATAGCTCAATTGGCTATTATTATAAGAATGTTTTTGTTTCTAACAACATCAATACGGATGCAAATTTTTTGAACTTTTCGTTGAAAAATGATTTTGGTTATTTTGCATTGGGTGGGGATATGAATTTTGATTTTATCAATAAAAGCGTTAAGGACTGGACACTAACATTATCGACTGATATTCGGTGTTTTGGGGTTTCTTTTGTTTTTGGACAAGAGTTTACACCAATCATCACAGATCGTGTTAACCAGCCTATTGAAACTGTGACAAATAATTATATTAAGGTGCAGTTTAGGGTTGTTCCACTCGGTGAAGTTGGCGCCTCTTATCGCTTTAAAAAATAGGAAAAGAAATGGAAGATTTGAGAGGATACTTTAAAAATGTTGATGATGCATTAGAGCAACTAGTAGCAAAAATCAATTTAATTGATTTAAGCAATACGCTTGTTATGGGGATTTTTAGGGAAGAAGCAGTCCTTGCAAAAAAGGTGGCTCAATATTTTGGAATCCCAGTGGAGTATCTTTTGGTGGCTGCACTTAGGGCCCCTGAAAACAAAGAATGCTCCATTGCTTTTGTGAGTGAAATGATGGATGTTGTGGTTGATGATGGATTGATTTCCTCATTTGGAATCTCTAATGATGAAGTGTTTGATCTGGCAAAGAAAAATTATCAAAGCGTTATCCGCTCTTGGCAAAAAAAGATTCGAGGCGAAGAAGAGATGAAGGACATGTCTAATAAACATGTTTTGATTGTTGATGAGGGGATTGAAATTGGATTTGGAGTAGAACTTGCAATTAGGGCATGTATTAAGAGTGGATGTAGAAGCATTTCTGTCGCTTCTCCTGTTTTATCTGAGGGCATATATTCGTTTTTGCTTGAAAGGTGCGATCAGATTTATTATGTGCTCAATCCCCAATATTTTGTTTCAACTCATTATTATTATCGAGATTTATTGAGTGCGGATGTTGATTTATTGTCTTTTAAGGCATCGTTTTTGTAGGATAAAATTTAATATTTTAATTTAATGGAGTTGTGGTTTGAGTGAGATTGTGATTTGTTCGGAACATATGAATGAAAGTTTTGATTTTACAAAGGTTGCTCAGCAGTCTTGTGGAGCAGTGTGGTATCGTCATGGCAAGACGATTTTGTTGGCAAGCGTTGCTGTTGATGAGGATAAAACAATTAGCGAAGATTTTTTGCCTCTTACAGTCCAATACATTGAAAAGACCTATGCTAATGCCAAATTTCCTTCAGGATTTATTAAGCGTGAAAGCAAGCCTAGTGATTTTGAAACTCTTACATCTCGCATTATCGATCGCACATTGCGTCCATTGTTTCCAAAGGGGTATGCTTATCCTACTCAAATCAGTGTAATTGTTTTGAGTTATGATGGGGTAAGTGATCTCCAAGTGTGTGCTCTCCAAGCTGCCTCAAGTGCTTTATATGTTTCTGGACTCCCATTTAATTACCCTGTCAATGCGGTTAGAATCGGTAAAAAACAAGGAGCTTTCATAATAAATCCTAGTATGCAAGATCTTCAAGAAAGTAGTTTGGATTTATATATCTCAGGTTGCAATGAAGATATTTTGATGATTGAGATGCGAAGTATGCAAGGAGAAACACCAAATGAATTGAGTGAAGAGGAGCTTTATCGGGCGATTGAGGTTGCAAAAACGGCGATCGCTCAAAAATCACAGCAGATGATGCAAGCTTTTCAAAATAGTATTCATTCTCCAATGGCGCTTGATATATCTGTTGAAAATTTAAATGCAGAAATTGTGGATTTTGTTTGGGAAAATTATTATGAAGCTCTAGATTCTGCTTTGAAGCAAATGGCAAAGAGCGAGAGGGCTAGTCAGCTCCACAAGCTTGCTTTAGAGATACAAAGAAGTGTTGCTTGGAGTTTTGAAGAGATTGTTTCTGCTCTTGAGTTTTGTAAAAAAAGAAGATTGCGCGAAATGATTCTCAAAGAACAAAAGCGTGCTGATGGTCGAAGATTGGATGAGGTTAGAGAGATTGCGATTGAGACAAATCTTTTGCCTTGTGCGCACGGGTCTTGTCTTTTTAAGAGGGGGCAAACACAGGCTTTGGTTGTATCTACTCTTGGTAGCGATAATGATGCCCAAAGCTATGAGCTTTTGGGAGATAAAACATCATCCAAAGAGCGCTTTATGGTGCATTATAATTTTCCTAGTTTTAGTGTGGGTGAGGCGAGTATGATTGGTGCTCCAGGAAGAAGAGAGCTTGGACATGGAAATTTGGCAAAAAGAGCCCTAGAATCAAGCATCAAGGATCGACGAGTGATTAGGCTTGTGTCTGAAATCTTAGAATCAAATGGTTCTAGTTCGATGGCTACAGTTTGTGGAGGTTCTTTGGCTCTTCTTGCAAGTGGAGTGGAGACTTATGATATGGTTGCTGGTGTGGCAATGGGGCTGGTAAAGGAGGGTGATGATTTTGCGATTTTGACTGATATTATGGGATTGGAAGATCATTGTGGGGATATGGACTTTAAGATTGCTGGTACGCGACATGGCATTACTGCACTACAGATGGATATTAAGCTTGGAGGGATTGATCTAGGGATTTTAAAGCAAGCTCTCAATCAAGCAAAGAGAGCAAGGTTGCATATTTTAGATATTATGCAGGAAGCTCGAAACAAAATTCAGATCAATGAAGAGATTGTTCCTTTGATTATTTCTTTTGACGTGCCAGCGGATCGTATGGTAGAGATTATTGGACAAGGTGGAAAAATTATTAAAGAGATTATTGAGCGCCTTGGGGTAAATATTGATTTGGATCGAACAATCGGTGAGGTGAGGATAAGTGGATTGGGGAGAGAGCGTTTGGAATCTGCCAAAGAATACATTTTAGAGCTTTTGAAAAAGAATCAATCAAAAAACTTTTCTTGCTATAGCGTTGGGATGGAATTTGAAGGGTGTGTTAAAAAAATTGTAGATTTTGGGGCATTTGTTGAGATGCCTAATGGCGGTGATGGTTTGTTGCATATTAGCAAGATGCGTGCAAAAAAAGCAGAGCTTTGTGTTGGGGATATTGTTTCTTGTAGAATTTTGGCAATTGGGCAGAACAAAATTGAGCTTGATTTGATCTGATTTCTTGTAAAAAAGTTGTTTTTTTGTTAAAATCGCGCTTTTAATTTGTGCTAGTAGGGGTCTGATCCGAAAGCCAAAAATAGAAAAGGAAAATTGAAATGAAAAAAGTATTCTTTTTGATGTTTGTTTGTTTGGGAGTTGCTTTTGCTAGCGATGAGGCAATGATTAAGGCTTATTCTGTGTTGGGAGCTATTGTTGGATTGGGGATTGCTGCTTTTGGTGGAGCTTTGGGGATGGGATATACAGCTTCAGCTACAATTTCAGGAATTGCTAGAAATCCAAGTGTAGGTGGAAAGCTAACAGGAACAATGTTTCTTGCTTTGGCATTGATTGAAGCTCAAGTTATCTATACTCTTGTATTGGCAATCATTGCATTCTATGCAAATCCATTTATTTAATTAGATAAAAAAAAAGGGGGGGGGTCTTGCGCTGGTGGTGGAACTGGTAGACACGCTATCTTGAGGGGGTAGTGAGGAAACTCGTGCGAGTTCGAGTCTCGCTCAGCGCACCATACTTTATTTTAGTTATAGATTTAAAATGCCGGAGTGGTGAAACTGGTAGACGCGCTAGACTCAAAATCTGGTAGGGGCAACCCTGTGTCGGTTCGAGTCCGACCTTCGGCACCATCTTTCTCTTGTTATACTTCTTTGGTTGTTTTAGGGAGTATCCAATGATTATTATTCCTGCAAGATTACATTCCACGCGTTTTCCTCAAAAAATGTTGACTGATATTTTGGGATATCCAATGATAGTACGCACTGCAATGATGGCAAAAGAGGTTGATGATGTATGTGTTGCAACCGATTCTGTTGAAATTAAAGAAGTATGTGAGCATTATGGGATTTTATCTGTTTTGACAGATTCCAATCATCTAAGCGGGACAGATCGTTGTGCTGAAGCCGCAAGAAAGCTTGGTGTCTCTCAAGATGAGATAATTCTCAATGTTCAAGGAGACGAGCCTTTTTTAGAATCAAAAATCTTGCAAAATTTGAAAGAAATGATGAAAACTTCTTGCGCGTTTATGGGGACCTGTATCAAGGAAATTGCCTATGATCAAATTCAAGATCCAAATTTAGTTAAAGTTGTTTTGGATTCTAAGCAACAGGCAATGTATTTTTCAAGAGCACCCATTCCTTTTGATCGAGAAAAAAATACAAATGCTTTGCACTACGGACATTTGGGAATCTATGCTTTTAAAAATAAACATCTTCAGGAATTTTGCACTCTGCCCAAATCTCCCCTTGAGGAAGTTGAAAAGTTGGAGCAATTAAGGGCACTTTGGAATCAAAAAATAATCCAAACTCTGCTTGTAAAAACTCAAAGCATAGGGATTGATACACTAGAAGACAAACAGCGCGCAATAGAGATCTTTGGTTAGAAAATTTGCGATGAAAAGTGTTGATTTAAAGCGCGATTCAATTGTGCGATTATTCTTTTATTATTTCTTGCCCGCATTGTTTTCTATGCTTTCAATGAGTACTCATGCAATCGTAGATGGCTTCTTTGTTGCTCATGCATTAGGTGAAAATACTGTAGCTGCTCTTGGCATTACATGGCCTGTTTTTCCCATGCTGGTTGCTTGCGAGCTTCTTTTTGCAATTGGCGGTTCATCATTGATTTCTTATTATCTTGGAAAGGGAGACATACAAGGAGCGAAAAAAATATTTAGCTCCATTATTTATTTTGTCTTGATTTTGGGGCTATGCATAAGTGTTGTGCTTTTTTTGTGGACGCGTGAGATTGCATTGTTCTTGGGCGCAAGCATTCAGATTGAAAAAATGGTTGTGGATTATTTAGAAATTATTTTTCTTGGTGCTTTTATTATGTTCTTGCATCCTGTTTTGGATATGTTTGTTGTCAATGATAAAAGACCTGTGCTAGCGATGAGTTCTATGATTATCGCTGCTTTGGGTAATGTAATTTTTAATTATATTTTTCTTTTTGTGATGGATTTAGGGATAAGAGCAAGTGCCCTTGCTACAATCTTGGGTAACACTCTTGCTATTGTGATTCTGCTATCTCATTTTGTGCAGAAAAAGGGAGATTTATCTTTTGTGCGAAATTTTAGTCTCAAAGATGTTTTGATTTCAGCCAAAAATGGAATCCCCGCTTCAGTTTCAGAAATGAGTGCAGGGATTGTTATGTTGCTTTATAATGTGACACTTATGCAAGCCATCGGGGAGAGAGGGGTGATTATTTATACAGTGACAATGTATGGGGGAATTATATTTTTTACAATTTTACTTTCTATTGCTCAGGGGATACAGCCAATTTCAAGTTTTAATTATGGGGCCAATCAGCTTGCGCGAGTAAAAGAAGTTTATCGTTTTGGGCTTTTCTTTACTCTTGCTGTTAGCTTTGTTGTTTATGGATTGTTCTATATGTTTGGAGAAGAGTTTGCGCGTGCATTTTTAGATTCAAAGCGAGCTGGCTTGAGGGATGTGGAGCTAATATCTGATATTGCTTTTGTGATGAAGATTTGGTTTGTCGCCTACCTTGCATTGGGGATTAATATGGTAAGTTCTATTTTTTTGCAATCCATTCAACGTCCATGGGGCGCATTATTAATTACTCTTTGTTATACCATTATATTAACGCCTATTTTTCTCCCTCTTCTAAAACAATATTTTGGAGAAATTGGGATTTGGAGTGCTTATCCTCTTGCTTCTGTGATAACAATCTTTGTTGCAAGTATTGTTTTGAGGTATGAATTTAAAAAAGGAGTCTTTGCAAAATGAAAGAAAAGATATTGTTGTTTGATTTGGATGGAACATTGATTGATTCAACGGATGCGATTTTGGAAAGTTTTTTGAAAACGACCAAGTTTTATGGGATTGACTTAGATGAGCGCAGAGATGAGGTTTGTGCCTTGATTGGAATGACTCTTTCAGATATGTTTTTGAAAATGGGTGTAATAAATGAGAAAATCGATGAATGCATTAAGATTTATCGAGGTTATTATCGCGAAGTTTTTTTAGAAAAGACTCATTTGTTACCAAAGGTAAAGGAGGCTTTAGAAGCACTGCCAAATACCTATAAAATGGCCGTTGTAACATCCAAATCACATTTCTTTTCAGAAAAGATTTTAGAAAATCTTAAAATATTAAAGTATTTTTTTACCATTGTTGGGATTGAAGATACAGAGGAGCCAAAACCCAGTGCACAGCCTATTTTGAAGGCTTTGGAGGGGATTGATTATGGTCAATCTAAAGTTTTTATGATCGGAGATACATTGTTTGATATGCAGGCTGCCCAGAATGCTGGTGTGATTGGGATAGGAGTAAGGGGGAAGTATCAAAAAGATTTGGAGAAATATACTCCATTTGTTTTTGAGGATATCGCAGCGGCCTTAGATTACATTAAAGAGCAGGAATAGGGTTTGTGTTGTAGAATTAACGTTGAATATTTTTAGAGAAAAATTCAGTTTTAGGAGGTATGGATGCTAGAAATAAGATGGCATAGTCGAGCTGGTCAAGGTGCAGTGACTGGAGCAAAGGGGTTGGCAGATGTTGTTGCTGGAACAGGGAAGCAAGTGCAAGCATTTGCATTCTATGGTTCAGCAAAAAGAGGAGCAGCAATGACTGCTTACAATCGTGTTGATGAGAGTCCAATTCTCAATCATGAGAAATTTATGCGCCCAGATTATGTGCTTGTGATTGATCCTGGTTTGACTTTTATTGCAGATATTTGTGCAAATGAAAAAAAAGAAACTAAATATATTATTACAACTCATTTGAGCAAAGAAGAGCTTGTAGCCAAAAAACCTGAATTGAAAGGCAAAGAGCTCTATACTTTGGATTGTATTAAAATTTCATTGGAGACTATTGGGAAACCAATTCCAAATGCACCTATGCTTGGGGCTTTGATGAAAGTATCTGGAATGCTTGAGTTGAATTATTTTTTGGAGGCTTTCATTAAATTGCTTGGAAAAAAGCTTCCTCAAAAAATTATTGATGCCAATCGTGAGGCGATTACTAGGGCATACAATGAAGTGAAATAAGGAGAAGAAAATGAAAGGTTGGAATGAATTTGAAATCGGTTCAGTGCTTTTTCCTCTCAATGAAGATGGAATGAAGGCTCAAGAAAAAATGCCTCAAGAAAGAAGCTATACAGAAAACAGCTCAAGAAGTGCAAGCGTTGCACATTGGAGGGTTCAAAAGCCTGTTCATAATGTTGAACATTGTATTAATTGTTTTTTTTGTTGGGTTTATTGTCCTGATGCATCTATTTTGGCCAAAGATGAAAAAATGAGCGGAGTAGATTATGTTCACTGCAAAGGGTGTGGAGTGTGCGTTTCTGTGTGCCCAACAAATCCAAAATCTTTGTTGATGTTTGATGAAGTTGAAGAAGAAAAAGATGCGCTTAAAAAATGGCCACAGAAAGAGACTAAATAAGGAGGATTGAATGGCTTCAAAGTATGAATTATCAAAAATAGAAGTTTGGGATGGGAATATGGCAGCAAGTCATGCCTTGCGTCAAGCTCAGATTGATGTTGTTGCTGCATATCCTATCACTCCTTCAACTCCAATTGTTCAAAATTACGGAAAGTTTTTGAGTGATGGATATATTGATGGAGAGTTTGTTATGGTGGAATCGGAACATGCCGCTATGAGTGCATGTGTCGGAGCTGCGGCTGCTGGTGGAAGGGTTGCTACAGCAACAAGTTCACAAGGGTTTGCGCTTATGATTGAGGTCATGTATCAAGCTTCGGGTATGAGAGTGCCAATTGTTCTTAATCTTGTTAATCGTGCTCTTGCTGCTCCTTTAAATGTAAATGGAGATCATTCTGATATGTATTTGAGTCGCGATTGTGGGTGGATTAATTTATGTACTTATAACCCTCAAGAAGCGTATGACTTCAATCTAATGGCATTTAGAATCTCTGAAGATATGAGAGTAAGGATCCCCACAATTGTCAATCAAGATGGTTTTATTTGTTCTCACACAGCACAAAATGTTCAGCCCTTGAGCGATGATGAGGCATATGCTTTTGTTGGTGAATATAAAACAAAAAATGCTCTTTTGGATTTTTCAAAGCCAGCTACTTATGGAGCACAGACAGAAGAAGATTGGCATTTTGAACATAAGGCTCAATTGCATCATGATTTAATGAATTCAGTTGGTGTGATTGAAGAAGTTTTTGAAGAATTTGCAAAACTCACAGGTCGAAAATACTCTCTTGTAGAAAGCTATGATATGAGTGATGCAGAAGTTGCAATTGTTGCTCTTGGAACAACCGTAGAATCGGCACGAGTGGCGGCAAAAAGCGCAAGAGAAAAAGGAATTAGAGCAGGTGTTGTATCCATTCGATCTTTAAGACCATTCCCTTATAAGCAAGTTGCAGAAGCTCTACAGAATTGCAAAGCTGTAGCGATGTTGGATCGCTCTCTTCCAGCTGGGGCAATGGGAATGTTGTTCAATGAAGTGGGTGTTGCGTTATTGCAAAATGCACAAAACAAGGCAATTCTTTCAAATTATATTTATGGTCTTGGTGGAAGAGATATGACGCAAGAAGCGTTGTTGAATATTTATCACGAGCTTAATGAAAATGCAAAAGCGGGCAAGCTTACACATGAGACACAGCAGTTTGTCGGGCTTCGTGGCAAAAAAATGGCATTTAATTAAGGAGAGATAAGATGACAAAGGATGTAAAAAATCTAAAACAATTTTCAAAATCGGCAGAAAAATTTGAAGGAGCAAATCTTCTTTGCCCAGGGTGTGCACATGGGATGATTATCCGAGAAGTGTTAAATTCTGTTGATGGTCATATTTTGATTGGAAACTCAACGGGTTGTATTGAGGTTTCTACAGCGGTATATCCTTATACTTCTTGGGATGTGCCATGGATTCATATTGGATTTGAAAATGGATCTACGGCAGTTGCTGGAGCTGAAGCAATGTATAAAGCACTGAAGAGAAAAGGAAAATACCAAGGAGAAAAGCCAAGATTTGTAGCCTTTGGTGGTGATGGAGCAACTTATGATATTGGTTTTCAATGGATTAGTGGATGCTTTGAAAGAGGTCATGACTTTACTTATGTGTGTTTTGATAATGAGGTATATGCCAATACAGGTGGTCAAAGAAGTGGATCAACTCCTCTTGGATCTTCGACTTCCACAACACCAGCTGGGCGAGTGAGCTATGGAAAAAAAGAGAAGAAAAAAGATTTACTTGCGATTATGGCAGCTCATGGATCTCCTTATGTTGCTCAAGTTGCTCCCAATAAGTGGAAAGATATGAATAAAAAAATCAAAACCGCTCTTGATACGGAAGGACCAACTTTTATCAACGCATTGAGCGCTTGTACAACAGAATGGAGATTTGATTGCAACAATACTGTTGAGATGATGGATTTAGCAGTTGATTCTTTGGTTTTCCCATTGTATGAAATTGTTAATGGACATGAATTGCGCATTACTTATCGGCCAAAA
This genomic window from Helicobacter kayseriensis contains:
- a CDS encoding 2-oxoacid:ferredoxin oxidoreductase subunit alpha, translating into MASKYELSKIEVWDGNMAASHALRQAQIDVVAAYPITPSTPIVQNYGKFLSDGYIDGEFVMVESEHAAMSACVGAAAAGGRVATATSSQGFALMIEVMYQASGMRVPIVLNLVNRALAAPLNVNGDHSDMYLSRDCGWINLCTYNPQEAYDFNLMAFRISEDMRVRIPTIVNQDGFICSHTAQNVQPLSDDEAYAFVGEYKTKNALLDFSKPATYGAQTEEDWHFEHKAQLHHDLMNSVGVIEEVFEEFAKLTGRKYSLVESYDMSDAEVAIVALGTTVESARVAAKSAREKGIRAGVVSIRSLRPFPYKQVAEALQNCKAVAMLDRSLPAGAMGMLFNEVGVALLQNAQNKAILSNYIYGLGGRDMTQEALLNIYHELNENAKAGKLTHETQQFVGLRGKKMAFN
- a CDS encoding F0F1 ATP synthase subunit C, translating into MKKVFFLMFVCLGVAFASDEAMIKAYSVLGAIVGLGIAAFGGALGMGYTASATISGIARNPSVGGKLTGTMFLALALIEAQVIYTLVLAIIAFYANPFI
- a CDS encoding 4Fe-4S dicluster-binding protein; protein product: MKGWNEFEIGSVLFPLNEDGMKAQEKMPQERSYTENSSRSASVAHWRVQKPVHNVEHCINCFFCWVYCPDASILAKDEKMSGVDYVHCKGCGVCVSVCPTNPKSLLMFDEVEEEKDALKKWPQKETK
- a CDS encoding thiamine pyrophosphate-dependent enzyme; amino-acid sequence: MTKDVKNLKQFSKSAEKFEGANLLCPGCAHGMIIREVLNSVDGHILIGNSTGCIEVSTAVYPYTSWDVPWIHIGFENGSTAVAGAEAMYKALKRKGKYQGEKPRFVAFGGDGATYDIGFQWISGCFERGHDFTYVCFDNEVYANTGGQRSGSTPLGSSTSTTPAGRVSYGKKEKKKDLLAIMAAHGSPYVAQVAPNKWKDMNKKIKTALDTEGPTFINALSACTTEWRFDCNNTVEMMDLAVDSLVFPLYEIVNGHELRITYRPKNIIPVRDYLGVQGRFKHLFKPENEHIIEQIQKDVDKKWEMLQKREEAGV
- a CDS encoding phosphoribosyltransferase translates to MEDLRGYFKNVDDALEQLVAKINLIDLSNTLVMGIFREEAVLAKKVAQYFGIPVEYLLVAALRAPENKECSIAFVSEMMDVVVDDGLISSFGISNDEVFDLAKKNYQSVIRSWQKKIRGEEEMKDMSNKHVLIVDEGIEIGFGVELAIRACIKSGCRSISVASPVLSEGIYSFLLERCDQIYYVLNPQYFVSTHYYYRDLLSADVDLLSFKASFL
- the kdsB gene encoding 3-deoxy-manno-octulosonate cytidylyltransferase, with protein sequence MIIIPARLHSTRFPQKMLTDILGYPMIVRTAMMAKEVDDVCVATDSVEIKEVCEHYGILSVLTDSNHLSGTDRCAEAARKLGVSQDEIILNVQGDEPFLESKILQNLKEMMKTSCAFMGTCIKEIAYDQIQDPNLVKVVLDSKQQAMYFSRAPIPFDREKNTNALHYGHLGIYAFKNKHLQEFCTLPKSPLEEVEKLEQLRALWNQKIIQTLLVKTQSIGIDTLEDKQRAIEIFG
- a CDS encoding MATE family efflux transporter, producing MKSVDLKRDSIVRLFFYYFLPALFSMLSMSTHAIVDGFFVAHALGENTVAALGITWPVFPMLVACELLFAIGGSSLISYYLGKGDIQGAKKIFSSIIYFVLILGLCISVVLFLWTREIALFLGASIQIEKMVVDYLEIIFLGAFIMFLHPVLDMFVVNDKRPVLAMSSMIIAALGNVIFNYIFLFVMDLGIRASALATILGNTLAIVILLSHFVQKKGDLSFVRNFSLKDVLISAKNGIPASVSEMSAGIVMLLYNVTLMQAIGERGVIIYTVTMYGGIIFFTILLSIAQGIQPISSFNYGANQLARVKEVYRFGLFFTLAVSFVVYGLFYMFGEEFARAFLDSKRAGLRDVELISDIAFVMKIWFVAYLALGINMVSSIFLQSIQRPWGALLITLCYTIILTPIFLPLLKQYFGEIGIWSAYPLASVITIFVASIVLRYEFKKGVFAK
- a CDS encoding polyribonucleotide nucleotidyltransferase, translating into MNESFDFTKVAQQSCGAVWYRHGKTILLASVAVDEDKTISEDFLPLTVQYIEKTYANAKFPSGFIKRESKPSDFETLTSRIIDRTLRPLFPKGYAYPTQISVIVLSYDGVSDLQVCALQAASSALYVSGLPFNYPVNAVRIGKKQGAFIINPSMQDLQESSLDLYISGCNEDILMIEMRSMQGETPNELSEEELYRAIEVAKTAIAQKSQQMMQAFQNSIHSPMALDISVENLNAEIVDFVWENYYEALDSALKQMAKSERASQLHKLALEIQRSVAWSFEEIVSALEFCKKRRLREMILKEQKRADGRRLDEVREIAIETNLLPCAHGSCLFKRGQTQALVVSTLGSDNDAQSYELLGDKTSSKERFMVHYNFPSFSVGEASMIGAPGRRELGHGNLAKRALESSIKDRRVIRLVSEILESNGSSSMATVCGGSLALLASGVETYDMVAGVAMGLVKEGDDFAILTDIMGLEDHCGDMDFKIAGTRHGITALQMDIKLGGIDLGILKQALNQAKRARLHILDIMQEARNKIQINEEIVPLIISFDVPADRMVEIIGQGGKIIKEIIERLGVNIDLDRTIGEVRISGLGRERLESAKEYILELLKKNQSKNFSCYSVGMEFEGCVKKIVDFGAFVEMPNGGDGLLHISKMRAKKAELCVGDIVSCRILAIGQNKIELDLI
- a CDS encoding LPS-assembly protein LptD, producing the protein MPLFSKSSILKQNQSQIGEMTADKLERVGDEIFAKGNVVLINGDYYISAPDLKYNQKSKTAFIEGEARIYQGSNLLLSAKKIKLDFNQDQFTLSSVYLQNNQTGLWISATEANSKEGVYYFREGTISGCDIGSPIWHLDVSSGSFDQNNNVLTLWNARAYLGKIPFLYIPYLSFSTKNERKSGLLYPNVAYLDQEGFYYEQPIYIAPQEFWDMTLSPQIRSARGAGFSGEFRLATPKNDLFTFQTKYLYNFNNYAKKHAVKNQHVYGFNFKYFTSQGLVIDNPSSALQDGFFLDFSYMNDIDYLRIDNVGEKVTNRINVSKLSYFFQSQDHYVGLYNKYFFDFTSLDNQETFQLLPEVQYHKFLDSLYWKNLMYSIDVQTSNVARQRGYSYVKNSIILPIGLEFPLFGDYVSFGVGTDLNFTNVNFYQNQDMRVPGGIKADKTANFFTANYSASVTSDIARDYKNFLHVMQFEAKVNGPYYRYNSAMFDTSIYKAYAQELSGNKQIYNLWNPISVVDFEANKPVFEARISQYFYTPQGRAIFYYNVSQKLNLESRDLLFSSSMQNEIGSSPIEGLDIKGTLYYSFLHDAIEEASVKATFSRWRVDSSIGYYYKNVFVSNNINTDANFLNFSLKNDFGYFALGGDMNFDFINKSVKDWTLTLSTDIRCFGVSFVFGQEFTPIITDRVNQPIETVTNNYIKVQFRVVPLGEVGASYRFKK
- a CDS encoding pyruvate flavodoxin oxidoreductase subunit gamma; this translates as MLEIRWHSRAGQGAVTGAKGLADVVAGTGKQVQAFAFYGSAKRGAAMTAYNRVDESPILNHEKFMRPDYVLVIDPGLTFIADICANEKKETKYIITTHLSKEELVAKKPELKGKELYTLDCIKISLETIGKPIPNAPMLGALMKVSGMLELNYFLEAFIKLLGKKLPQKIIDANREAITRAYNEVK
- a CDS encoding HAD family hydrolase, whose product is MKEKILLFDLDGTLIDSTDAILESFLKTTKFYGIDLDERRDEVCALIGMTLSDMFLKMGVINEKIDECIKIYRGYYREVFLEKTHLLPKVKEALEALPNTYKMAVVTSKSHFFSEKILENLKILKYFFTIVGIEDTEEPKPSAQPILKALEGIDYGQSKVFMIGDTLFDMQAAQNAGVIGIGVRGKYQKDLEKYTPFVFEDIAAALDYIKEQE